GCTAAAAAAGTGATTAAATTAATCAAGGATAGTAAGCTAAAAGTACAAACGCAAATTCAAGGAGAGCAAGTACGGGTTACCGGTAAAGCACGTGATGATTTGCAAGCTGTAATTGCCCTAGTTAAAGGTGCTGAACTTGGTCAACCTTTCCAATTTAATAATTTTCGTGATTAATATTAATTAGCAATATTAAAATCGAATATTAACCAAGACTAAGGCTTAAAATTAAAGTCATCCATATAATTGACTTGTCATTGTCAAAAAAAATGATAAGTCAATTTCATCATTTGTCTATTATTCAATAAATCCATATATTTTAAATAAAATCAGTCTTTGATAATTAATATGTTCATTTTATAAATCGTTTTATACTAAGATAAATGATTAATAACTAAACAAAATTATGGAGGTTTTCCCATGACCCAATCACGACGCTCTAAAGGGTTAAAAATGATTGCTGAACTATATGGTGATATTGGTACAGAAGGGTTAAAAACAAATGCTAAATTAGCACCTAAATTAGATGAGTACATTTCTGACTTTGCCTATGGTGATATTTACAATCGTAATAGTTTAACCTTACAACAAAAACAAATCGTGACCATCTCCTCACTTATCACACAAGGTTGCGTAGAAAACGAATTAAGAATACATATTCATGGTGGATTAAATGCCGGTTTGACTGAAGAACAAATCATTGATATTTGTGTTCACAGTTTACCTTATATTGGCTTTCCTCGAGTTACCAATGCTTTAGAAACTGCTCATAAAGTATTTGAAGAAAGAAAAAAGAAATAACTACAATATAGCAACCTAACCTATCTGCTACATAATCATAGATGACTAAGATGATCATTGGTTTTATGATCATCTTGATTTAGTTTATTAAGAATGTGGTTTAATGAATGGATTTACTCTAAAATAAGCAATATTTCGTTATTAAAATTATCTGTTATTTATACAAATATAATATTTCTTTCAATAAAGTAAATTCAATAATATCATTTACACAAATGAAGATTAGATGAGTTTTATATGGAAACCACTCTTTTTTTATTTTCCTGATACGGTCACCATTATTCAATTATTACCTGAATAGTAAATAAAATAGGTATGAATATTTGCTCTTAACTCACATTATTATCAGAAAAAAATTAAAACTTTAAGAATAAAAAAATATTCTTGGTATATATATCACCATAATGAATATAAGGGATAAAACAAATGGTGATAAAGAGAGAATGAAAAAAATATGCAACCACATAGAAGTTTCTTTTTGTTGCTCATCGAGCATTCGTTTTTCATTCACGATCATATCTCTAAGCGTTTCAGGACAAGATAGATATCGATTTATAAATCCGTCAAATACATTTTTACTTGCAGATTTAATAGCATTAAGATTATTTAATTGAACTTTAACTGTTGAAGTTAAGATTAAACTTGTAAAAGTTATTCCTATAAATAACATTAAAATTTCATATTTATCTTTTGAGTTAAATATTGCAATTACACCAGCCAAAGAAATAGGAATACCTAATAATTTTGCTTGAATGTCTGATAACGTTTTTGAGCATTTTTCTGAAAAGTCTATTTCAGCATTAGCTACCTCTTGCCTTATTTTTTGAAACGAAAATTTATCAAAATATAACTTTAAATTATTTAAAAATAATTCTTGAAATTTTTTTATTTCAGTTACCAAGGATATAAATCTTATTTCTTCTGGAAGTGGTCTAAGAAAATCATTTAAGGTAGTTAAAAATATATTTTTCTTCTCGTTTATTAATAAATCATCTGATTCTTCAAGAAATAATTCATTGAATATATCAGAATCAATTTTATCGACCAGTAAGGTTGGATTGTTAAAATTAATTTTTAACAACATTTTATCCACTATACCCTCTTCAGACTTACAAAAATAAACTAAACATAAAAATTTTTCTTCAAAATAAGTACCTTCAGCTTGAGAAGAAAGGTAGTTAACAAGTTTAACTAATATTTTTAATTTTGAATCAGTTATATTTATTCCAACTTCTTTTGAGTAATAATCGTCCTTAACAATATAAAACTCTTCTGGATAATTACATTTTATTAACTCATAATTAGCAGCATAAATAAAATCAGCCCAACTCAAATAAAATGCAATTAAACCATCGGGCGCCAATTTTATAGTAAATTTTATAGAATCATTTTTTTTACAATTAGGAAAGCCATTATTTTTATTAACAAAATTATTATTTATTTCGAATTTAGCGTCTTGAATAAAATTAGAATCAAAATCAATTTCACTCAGTTTTTTACGAAGCGGATTTGTATATGATCCATTATAACTAAAACGTCTGTCATTAGAATCATATACTGGCTTGTTTAAGTGTCGATATAAATCAATTATACTTTTAAAGCTCATTAACTAATCTCTTAAATTTTTAAAATTTCTTTGACTTTATTACTAGATATTTCGTCCATATCAAAGATAAGTTTCCCGAATTTTCCTTTTTTTTCATCAAAATAAATTTTATGAGCTTCCGTTGTTCCTAAAAGTTTACGTGCAAAATTAAGAGTGTAATCATCATTTTCAAGTTTGACTTTTAACATTTTATTTAATTGATCTTTATTAACATTAAATGCCGCAGATATATTAACACTTTCACTATTTAGTATTTCTAATAATTCATCTGCTTTTTGGTTACTATTTTGAAAACCTGACAAATCTAAAATAAGTCTGGCTTTAGAAATTACTTGTTCTAAAGTTGCCATTTGTTTTTTATCACAACAATATGTTAAATATTTAATCAATTCATCTTTAAAGTCGTTTGTATATTTTTTTATTTCAGGATCATTTTCAAAAAATGCTTCACTAACATCTATTATATTTTTTGTCATTTTTGAAGCAGTTGTATTTTTTTGACAACCAAGAGCTGTAATGAAGTAACTAGATGTATTTCCATCTGTCGCAGAACTAACAAAACTTAAATAAAAATTGTCATCATTTTTTGATGCTAATGCTTGGGAATAATGTGTACAATTTATTCTTGTTGCCTGATGTATCTTAGATAAATCAATAGATAGTAATTCTTCTAAATTTAAATTATCTGTAATCGTCAAAGCATCTTTTTGCTTTATCATTGCAATTACTAAATAAGAATTTTTATCATAAAAATAATCAAGAAATAAAATATATCCGCCCGAAGATGACTTAATTTTACTAGCTTTTGTCGCTAATTCATTCATTACTAAAACAGATAAATCAATAAACGCTTGTTTAGTTTTTCTTTTTAAGGAATGATATTTTTGAAATGCATCGGGAAATTTTCCTCGGCGAATTTTATCAGTGTCAAATGAACTATATGTAACAGTGTTGTATTTTTTACCATATTTTTGTATTAATTCTTGCGAAAGTTTTATAACGATAGGGGAATTGCAATCTAATTCTTTAGTTCTTAAGTTATATTTTTTTTTATCATCAATATCCATGTATTGTTCTTTTAATAACTCATGAACAATTGCATGACGTAAGGTAAAGCTCATTAAAACATCTCCTTTCCTAAACTGTAGTTCATAATTACTTAATAAAATTAAGTTATAAAACATAATTAATTAACATAATTAATTATTCTTTATTTTTATTAACTGGAAATATAATTCTTTTAATGAAATTACAAAATGCAATATCCTTTGCTATATTTCTAATAAATCCATAAGTTATGAAATTAGCTCTTATCTTTAAACATTTTAAATAGGTATACTAGGATCTAGATATAAGAGTAGCTTTTCTTTTTTTAATTTCGTTAATCTTCAAATATTTTTTCTAATAATGAAATATAATTACCGGATTTTTCTTTTATATAGACGATAGAATTCTTGCAATATCGCTTCTTTATACTTTATCGTCGTCCTATTAATATAATATCAATATTTTATTATTAATATTTAAATATTATAAAATAGCTTTTAATAATTTTGAAGCTAGCATTTTCTACTTTAACAATAAATAAGAAATCAACTTTAATATGGAATTAGATGTATTCATAATAATGAGAAAGATGCCCAATTGGGCATCTTTTAGATTTAAGCAAATCCTTTTAAACCAACTACATGAACATGCTCATGATTGTTAACCACTTTACGAACTAACTTGTAGGTTGTTCCTTTTTCAGGACTTATATTTTCTGGAGCTGCGATAATCAATTGCATGGCTAGTTTTTCACACAATTCAAATAATGTGGCGATTGATTTGGCATCCAAGCGAGCCGCTTCATCTAGGAAGAGTAATCGACAAGGTAAAATATCTTTACTTCTTAGACGTTTTGACTCTTCTTCCCAACTTTGAATTACCATTAGTAGAATCGACATACCAGTACCAATAGCTTCACCAGTTGATAAGGCTCCACTCTCTGCTCGTAACCAACCATCAGCACCACGATTAACTTCAACATCTAAATCAAGATAATTACGATAATCAAGTAATTCCTCACCGACATTTTGCGCAGTACGTTGCCCCATATCAATATGCGGATTTAAACGTTGATATAGTTTGGCTAATGCTTCAGAAAAAGTGATTTTATTATTAGTGAATAGATCCTGATGATTATCTTGTTCATCCGATAATGCACTTAACAAAGTCGAATGAGTTTCACGAATATTGACATTTAATCGTACACCATTAACCTGACCAAATGATACCGCTTGCAACCCTTGATTTAACATACGGATACGATTTTGTTCACGCTGAATAGTTTTACGAATAATATTAGCCACACTTTTGGCGCTGATCGCTAATTGTTGCTCTCGACTCGTCAACTCTTCAGTCAGGCGATTTAATTCAATTTCCATTTGTTCAATCGCTTCGATTGGGTCATCTGTTTTGACTATATCTTGGCGAATACGTTCGCGAAGATGTTGGTAGACAGCTATATAAAAATGAATTTTCCGTTCTGGATGTTTTAAGTCTTCAGACAGACGCAAGACATCGCGCAGATGTTCATTATCTGCTACAGCTAAACGCAGTGAACCTAAGGCCTTATCCGACATGGAGCGTAATTCATCCGCACTTAAATAAGCCAATTCACGACGATGTAATCGACGTTCTACCCCATTATCCTTAACCAAGCGTAGTACAATACACCAACCCACCTTTGCTTGTACAACTTGCTCGCGTTTAATTTGATAATCTTTCTCAACCTGACGCAATTTTTTCTGTAATTGGGTCATTTCGTTTTCACACATCACAATTTGTTTTTCAAGTGATGAGCAAAGTTGGCGATTTTGATTCACTTTTTGATGAATTTCATCGCGTCGTTGGCGAGCACGTTCTTCAGTTGTAGCATCCGCTTTAACGCCTATTTGTTCAATCTCTTTTTTCAGATCATCAAGTACTGCACGCTTAGTTTCATAAGCACTTTTTAATGATGCTAATGTTTGATGACTTTGATTGTACTTATTCTGGCAGCTTTGCATTTTATTACGTGCATCAAGTCTTTCTTTTTCAACAATTTCTAGGCGATGACGTAATTTTTCATTTAAATCGGAATTTTCCGTCAACATCCCCGCCGAATCGGCATAACTAAAGTGAGTTCGACGTTGTATCACTTCCGTTAAAGCAAAAACTTGTTGCTTTATAACCCGTTGTTGTTGAGTAACTTGCTCATATTGCTGATGTAAATTATCATTTTGTTGCGGATCACTTTGTAACACATTAATTAATGGTTCCAATTCAATAATCGTTTTCTGATGTTCATTAACATAATTTAGCGCATCTTGAGCTTGCCCAACCTGATCCCGTAAATCATCGACCCGATCTGCCAGATCTTCATCAGCTAATAAATGTAAGTAAGATAATAGTTTATTAACTAAATTAAGTTGTTCCTTAGTTTCAACGACATTTTGTTGATTTTGTTGATCAAAAGATTGTTGTTGATTAAATTCACGTTCAATCTCACTACGACGAGTGGTTAATTTTTGAATTTCTGCTTCTGGATCCGGTTCAAAGGCTACCGCTAAATATTGTCCAACAAATTGGCTGAAGTTTTGTTCAATACGTTGTATTTTTTGTAAATCAAATGATAATTTCGCATACTCTTCATGCAGTTGATCTCGTTCAGTGGTCAATTTATCAAGATGTTTTTCACGTGCAGCCCGCCCAAATAATGGCACTTGAGGAAAACGTGAGTAACGCCACTGCCGATCACCGGTTTTAACTAAGACTGCATTAGTTAATTCTTCGTTATCAAAAACACTATCATCGAATGAAGCAGGATCACCTTCTATAAAATATAAATCATCTGGACAATCTTCTAAGTTGTCTAAATGTGCTTTAACTAGGCTCAAGTCAGGAACAACAATGGCTTGACGTGATGGTCCATAAAGTGCCGAAAAATACGGCGCATCGTCAATAGTCACATCCTCGTAAATTTCAGAAAGTAAGACACCATTAAAACGTTCAGCAAGCGTACTTAATCGACTATCATCAGCACCATTAGGTTGATTAAGTTGGTTGATTGTTTTGTCTAATTCATCACGTCGATGAATGACATGATCTCGCTCTTGAGTGATCTGCCGCTCTTGCTCTAACAGCTTTTGCATATACTCAGTGACTTGCTGAGTGTCAGCTAATGGCGCAGCAACTTGTTCTCGTAATGCGGTTAATGCATCTTGAGCTTTTATCCAATTTGGTGCTTTTTGCCGATATTCAGACATTTTAACCTGAATATGTTCTAATTCTTGCCTACTTGCAATACGTTTTTCGCTTGATTCATTAGCCAAATTAACATTTTCGTCAAGAGTCGCTTCCAATGTTAATTTCACTTCATCTAATTCATCAAAGTTAATTTTACGACCAATGCGTTTACAGAACTGATTTAATAAAGTTTCTGCTTCTTTTTGCTGATAGAAACGTTGTTCTAATTCAGCTAATTGAAGTTGTAAAACCTCCGCATTTTGCGCTTGATAACTAAGAGATGGCCACTCCCTCATCACCTGTTTTGCAGTCTGCCAAGCATCACTACGTGTCACATCACCGACTAATTTAATAACCAATTGATAAGCGTGATCAAATTGATTAACTGCGGCATCAGCCACACTTAGTTTCTGTTCAAGCTGTAAAACAACTTCCGTAATTTGATCTTCTTTTTCTTTAAAAATAGCATAATGTTCTTCAATATTTGCTATAGTTAAATCTGGCATTACACAAAGTCTTTTGGCATTTTCTAATGCCTGTAGAGCTTGTTGATACTGAATAGCGCGTGTTTGTTGAACATCTAATGCTTGTTGATAATCAGCTAATTGTGTTTTGATTTCATCAACTTCTTGCTCTGTGGCTTGAGCTCGTTCCTGACATATTAAATATTGTTCATTTGCAAGTTCAACTTCTTCGCCTTGTTCTAGCAGTTTTTCATTTAAGTCATCTAAATCTAGTTGGTAATTGTCAATCTTTTCTTGTTGGCGATAAGCTGTTTGAACCAAATTTAGATGATCATTCGCCGCTTGATAATCCATTTCCAGAATGGATTGTGCATCACTTTTTTCTTGCAATTCTTTTGCCGTTTCTACATGGCGATATTGATTAGTTATTAACTGTCGTTTGGTGGTTAACAGATCATTACGTAGTAAAAGTGCCGACTCAATATGCGTTTTTCGCTCATTAGCATGACGCATATAATCTGCAGCCACATAATCTGTAGACTCAGTGATAAGATGTTTAAATAAATCCCGATCAGACTGAGTTACTCGAATAGCTTCTAAAGTCATCCGATTTTCACGTAAAGCAGCTTCCATATCTTGAAACGCTTTACGAACACCACTATTCTCTGGTAATAAATAATCACGCAGTGAACGAGTAATCGCACTCGATATCCCACCATATAAAGATGCTTCTATTAACCGATAGTATTTACTTCGATCAGAAGATGAACGTAAGCGTTTTGGCAAAATACCAAAGTCAAACATTAATGAGTGATAATCACTTATGGAGTTAAATTGTTTAAATATAACACCTTCGGTACTATCCAATTTCTCTTTCAATTCTGCTAACGTTAAGATGCGCACTTGACGTTGATCAAGGCGTGCGGTAACCAAATCTGTCGGTAAGACACTATTTTCAACACCTTGAATTAGAAACGGCTTAATATCAACTTTTTTATCACGCCCGGCAATTTGCTGTAATCTCACCCCACAGATGATTCGTTGGTTACGAGAGTTGACGGTTTCTAATAACGAATAACAGACTCCCGGACGTAATTTACCGTGAAGCCCTTTATCACGCGAACCACCTGTAGCTCCCGCTTCTGTGGTATTTCTAAAATGCAAAAGTGTGAGATCGGGAATTAACGCCGTTACAAATGCAGCCATAGTCGTTGATTTACCGGCGCCATTACCACCCGACAATGTGGTAACGAGTTCATCAAGATCAAAGGTTCTGGCAAAAAAACCATTCCAGTTGACTAATGTTAATGAACGAAATTTACCATGTTTAATCATAATTCATCCTCTATTCCGTCATTAACTTCAAGTTCTTCATTTTCATTATCTGTTAGTGATAAAGATGATTCAATTGTCATTGCCTCGCCATCACGAATCAGACGTAATTGTGCTTCTTGCATATCATCACTACTTCTTACATCGGCACCAAATCGGAAAATTGCCTCATTAATACGGAATTTGCTACTATCATTACCAACGAGGAAAAAAACCATACCCAATCTACGTAACCGATTGAGTGAAGTTTTAACTTTATCAAACAATTTTTGACGATCTAAATCTGATCCAGTAGAACGTTGATTGACTAATTTTAATAGTTTGCTTTCATCTGCTAATGTAATTAATTCTTCATGTAAATCTTGTAAAGTAAAAATGCCTTCATGTGCCAATCGTTCAGGGCTTAAATAAAGGTAACATAAAACCTTACCAACAAGCATATCTAATTCAGACAATACCGATCGCGGAATTAAAGTGGTAGAACGCGGTCGTAAATAAAAAAAGCCTTCTGGTGCTCTCACTAGCTCAACGTTATATCGATGATAAAATAGCTCAAGTTCACCCTGATAATCCATTAAAAAAGCGTGAAAATCTAATTCATCGATACCAATATGACGACCAGATCGCAAGATACTGTCTAATTGAGGGAAGATCGGTGTAGCAATTGCTTGAGCCAATTTGATTGGCATATATTTTTCAAACGCTGCGTGTGAGGCAGTCGAGCGACGATCATGAGCATCGTTAAGTGAAGATGCATGCTGATGATCAGGTTGTTCAGTATGTATTGATGACATGTGCTTGTACCTTAGCTCCATAATCGTTAATTGGTTTCCATTCAGCAGGTAATCCTGCTAAATCAGCATCGGAGATCCCTAATCGGATCGCTTGATCGATAAATAATCGTGCAATATCGAAATGCTGCTCACGTGGAAATTGAGATAAATATTGATAAATTGCCTGGCTGATATCAAGAGGCAAACTTTGCTCTTTAAATCTCAATAGATTTTGTTCAATATGAGCAATAATATGTTCTTGTATTTGCTCAATGCTTTCAAATTCAAGTTCGGGTGGTAATTCGCCTGTCACATCAGCATCTTGTAATGCCAACTCTTCATCGCGCATATCTAATAAGCGTTCTGCATTAGCGAAGGTTAAAGTCCACGGTGCATTGAAATAACTTTGAATAGAGCGACGTAAGCGTTGAGAAAAGACACGATTTTTATCCAAATCAATTGCCGTGCGAATAAATTTGTGTACATGGCGATCATAACCTATCCATAGATCAATCGCTTGTTGTCCCCATCCCATGATGCGATCAAGTTTACTTTGAAGATCTATAACAACGTTACCGATTTTCTCTAAACTTAGATCCCCTAATGTTGCATCTTGAATGAGTAATAAACTTGCTTGTAATTTATCACCGGCTGCTTCAAGTGTATCTTGTAATTCACGTAGAGTATAAGAGGTTTCAGATAACAGCTTTTCACAATTAGAAATAGCTAATTGCCAGTCTTGACTGAGTAATGCAGCAATATCTTGTTTAACTGCTCTTTGCTGTTCATCCATAATTCGCTGAGTCATATCAATGCTATCAAAAATCTCAGCAACTGAGTACTTTAATGGCGCAAATACATTTCGGTGCCAGTGCATTTCATCCCCACCTTCTAATGCCGCATCAGCTGCACGTTTTAATTCTTGCGCAACAATTGAAAGTTGTAGGGATAAACGAAGTGAAGAAAATTCACGTTGACGAATGTAATAATCACTTATACCAATACCTAAAGGTGTAAGACGATATATCGCTAAACCATCGTTAATTTCACTGGTAAATCGATTAATTAAACGCTGGCGAACCAAATCATTTATTGCATTATTTGATCGTATCGTTACTGTATCATTACTTTGTTCAAATGCTT
Above is a genomic segment from Frischella perrara containing:
- a CDS encoding carboxymuconolactone decarboxylase family protein, whose product is MTQSRRSKGLKMIAELYGDIGTEGLKTNAKLAPKLDEYISDFAYGDIYNRNSLTLQQKQIVTISSLITQGCVENELRIHIHGGLNAGLTEEQIIDICVHSLPYIGFPRVTNALETAHKVFEERKKK
- a CDS encoding nucleoid-associated protein, translating into MSFTLRHAIVHELLKEQYMDIDDKKKYNLRTKELDCNSPIVIKLSQELIQKYGKKYNTVTYSSFDTDKIRRGKFPDAFQKYHSLKRKTKQAFIDLSVLVMNELATKASKIKSSSGGYILFLDYFYDKNSYLVIAMIKQKDALTITDNLNLEELLSIDLSKIHQATRINCTHYSQALASKNDDNFYLSFVSSATDGNTSSYFITALGCQKNTTASKMTKNIIDVSEAFFENDPEIKKYTNDFKDELIKYLTYCCDKKQMATLEQVISKARLILDLSGFQNSNQKADELLEILNSESVNISAAFNVNKDQLNKMLKVKLENDDYTLNFARKLLGTTEAHKIYFDEKKGKFGKLIFDMDEISSNKVKEILKI
- the mukB gene encoding chromosome partition protein MukB, with the translated sequence MIKHGKFRSLTLVNWNGFFARTFDLDELVTTLSGGNGAGKSTTMAAFVTALIPDLTLLHFRNTTEAGATGGSRDKGLHGKLRPGVCYSLLETVNSRNQRIICGVRLQQIAGRDKKVDIKPFLIQGVENSVLPTDLVTARLDQRQVRILTLAELKEKLDSTEGVIFKQFNSISDYHSLMFDFGILPKRLRSSSDRSKYYRLIEASLYGGISSAITRSLRDYLLPENSGVRKAFQDMEAALRENRMTLEAIRVTQSDRDLFKHLITESTDYVAADYMRHANERKTHIESALLLRNDLLTTKRQLITNQYRHVETAKELQEKSDAQSILEMDYQAANDHLNLVQTAYRQQEKIDNYQLDLDDLNEKLLEQGEEVELANEQYLICQERAQATEQEVDEIKTQLADYQQALDVQQTRAIQYQQALQALENAKRLCVMPDLTIANIEEHYAIFKEKEDQITEVVLQLEQKLSVADAAVNQFDHAYQLVIKLVGDVTRSDAWQTAKQVMREWPSLSYQAQNAEVLQLQLAELEQRFYQQKEAETLLNQFCKRIGRKINFDELDEVKLTLEATLDENVNLANESSEKRIASRQELEHIQVKMSEYRQKAPNWIKAQDALTALREQVAAPLADTQQVTEYMQKLLEQERQITQERDHVIHRRDELDKTINQLNQPNGADDSRLSTLAERFNGVLLSEIYEDVTIDDAPYFSALYGPSRQAIVVPDLSLVKAHLDNLEDCPDDLYFIEGDPASFDDSVFDNEELTNAVLVKTGDRQWRYSRFPQVPLFGRAAREKHLDKLTTERDQLHEEYAKLSFDLQKIQRIEQNFSQFVGQYLAVAFEPDPEAEIQKLTTRRSEIEREFNQQQSFDQQNQQNVVETKEQLNLVNKLLSYLHLLADEDLADRVDDLRDQVGQAQDALNYVNEHQKTIIELEPLINVLQSDPQQNDNLHQQYEQVTQQQRVIKQQVFALTEVIQRRTHFSYADSAGMLTENSDLNEKLRHRLEIVEKERLDARNKMQSCQNKYNQSHQTLASLKSAYETKRAVLDDLKKEIEQIGVKADATTEERARQRRDEIHQKVNQNRQLCSSLEKQIVMCENEMTQLQKKLRQVEKDYQIKREQVVQAKVGWCIVLRLVKDNGVERRLHRRELAYLSADELRSMSDKALGSLRLAVADNEHLRDVLRLSEDLKHPERKIHFYIAVYQHLRERIRQDIVKTDDPIEAIEQMEIELNRLTEELTSREQQLAISAKSVANIIRKTIQREQNRIRMLNQGLQAVSFGQVNGVRLNVNIRETHSTLLSALSDEQDNHQDLFTNNKITFSEALAKLYQRLNPHIDMGQRTAQNVGEELLDYRNYLDLDVEVNRGADGWLRAESGALSTGEAIGTGMSILLMVIQSWEEESKRLRSKDILPCRLLFLDEAARLDAKSIATLFELCEKLAMQLIIAAPENISPEKGTTYKLVRKVVNNHEHVHVVGLKGFA
- the mukE gene encoding chromosome partition protein MukE, with the protein product MPIKLAQAIATPIFPQLDSILRSGRHIGIDELDFHAFLMDYQGELELFYHRYNVELVRAPEGFFYLRPRSTTLIPRSVLSELDMLVGKVLCYLYLSPERLAHEGIFTLQDLHEELITLADESKLLKLVNQRSTGSDLDRQKLFDKVKTSLNRLRRLGMVFFLVGNDSSKFRINEAIFRFGADVRSSDDMQEAQLRLIRDGEAMTIESSLSLTDNENEELEVNDGIEDEL
- the mukF gene encoding chromosome partition protein MukF, which codes for MTDFSQSVPELVSWAKKNDFSISLPPERLAFLLAIAALNGERFDGEMSEAELVDAFRHVTKAFEQSNDTVTIRSNNAINDLVRQRLINRFTSEINDGLAIYRLTPLGIGISDYYIRQREFSSLRLSLQLSIVAQELKRAADAALEGGDEMHWHRNVFAPLKYSVAEIFDSIDMTQRIMDEQQRAVKQDIAALLSQDWQLAISNCEKLLSETSYTLRELQDTLEAAGDKLQASLLLIQDATLGDLSLEKIGNVVIDLQSKLDRIMGWGQQAIDLWIGYDRHVHKFIRTAIDLDKNRVFSQRLRRSIQSYFNAPWTLTFANAERLLDMRDEELALQDADVTGELPPELEFESIEQIQEHIIAHIEQNLLRFKEQSLPLDISQAIYQYLSQFPREQHFDIARLFIDQAIRLGISDADLAGLPAEWKPINDYGAKVQAHVINTY